In Campylobacter showae, the genomic stretch CGCTTTTTTTATTTGCCAGCGCATCTTTGGCGTTAGAAAGCAGGATAATCACAGCCTGGCAAAGCTGCGACTCAAAGCCGTAAATTTGACCTTCGCTTTTTAGCTCCAAATTTACGTCTATGCCCTCTTTTTCGTAGGTTCCTTGTACCATCTTTAGCGCGTTTTCTACCGCAGACGAGGGCAAGAAAAGCTCCCTCTCGCGCTCGACGCTAAAAAAGTTTCTAAAATCCTCGATCGTCTGCGACATACCCTTTATCACGCGTTTTGCGTGCTCGTAGCCGGCTTCAAATTTCTCGTTTGACTTCACGCTCTCTTTTAGTTTAAAAAGCGTGATGCTAAGCTCGTTTAGCGGTTGGCGCCACTGATGAGCGATGTTTGCAATCATCTCACCCATCGAGGCTAGACGCGACTGCAAAAAGAGCATTTTGGTCTTTTCCTCGTTTTTTTTGATCTCGGCTTTCACCAAATTTTCTAGATTTTGGTTTAAATTTACGAGCTCCGCCGTCTGCTCGGCGACCCTGCTTTCGAGATTTTCGTTTAAATTTAACAGCTCTTTTTTCGTCTTTTCAAGCTCGTTGTTTAAATTTATCACGTCCGTCACGTCGTATCTGATCGCAAGAAATTCCTCGATCTGCCCGCTTAAATCCAAAATCGGAATGATAGTCGTGTTTAGATAGACGTCGCGGCCGTCTTTGGTGCGGTTTCTTATCGTGCCTTTGTGCACTTTTTTAGCTAAAATCGTATCCCAAAGCCGCGAAAAAACCTCCTTTGGCACCTCGGGATGGCGCACGATGTTGTGATTTGCGCCGATTAGCTCCTCGCGCGTAAAGCCAGACATCTTGCAAAACTCGTCGTTTACGAAGGTGATAGTGCCGTTCGTGTCGGTCTTTGAGACTATATTGCTGGTCTCGATAGCCTCTTGATACTGCCTAAATCTTGCTTTGATGTTATCCATTGCTCGCCGTAAATCCTATAAAAGATAGATAAATTCCGTAAATTATTATCGCCGCGCCGCTTAAATTTAGCGCGTGTTTTTTAAATTTTTCGCTCACGGCCTTTAAAACCAGCGCGTAAAAACTCATCGCAAAAAAGCTAACTACGCCAAACGTAGCCGCGATCGCCGCGCCCTTTGCCCCACTGCCGCTAGCTACTGCTAAAGCTAAAAAATAATAAACCACTCCGCACGGCAGTAGCCCGTTTAAAAACCCGAGCGTCAAAAACCCGAGCACACTATTTTTAGAGATTGCGGCTTTCATTTTTTCGTTTAAAATTTTGGATAAAAATGCGTTTTTCTCGATGAAATTTAACACAGCTCCGCGCCTGATGAGCGCGACGCCCAAAACCGCCATAAAAACGCCGATAGCAAAAAACAGGTAGCCTCGCGCCACAAGAGATAGCGTAAAAACGCCGCCAAGCGACCCGAAAATAAAGCCAAGTAGCATATAAGCGCAAATTCGAGCTAGGTTGTACCCCGCTATCATCGCTGCGCTAAAAATTTTACCTTTTCCGCTCAAAAACCGTGCCAGCACGATAGCAAAACCGCTGCACATACCTATGCAGTGGCCAACCGAGCTAAGCGCCGCGACGCTCAAAATCGAAAAAAACTCCGCGCCACTCATCAAATTTGACCGTAAAATTTCATTTGCGAGTTTTAGCCGCGCACGCCTTAAATTCGGCCCGCAAATTTAACCCTAAATTTAACTCAAATTTGACCGCGGCTAGCAACTATAAAATTTCTAAAAATTGTTTAAAGATATATTTGCTCTCGCTCGGCCCGCCGCTAGCCTCGGGGTGATGCTGCACCGAAAATACCGGATAATCCTTGTATTTCACGCCTTCGATCGTGCCGTCGAAAAGATTTCTATGCGTGATCTCGGCGACCTGTGAGATCTCCTCGGGAACGTTGTAGTTGTGGTTTTGCGCCGTTATCTCGACTGCTTTGGTTTGCAAATTTAAAACCGGGTGATTTGCGCCGTGCTGACCGAATTTTAGCTTGTACGTCTCAAAGCCGAATGCATTGCTAAGTAGCTGATGGCCTAGGCAAATGCCAAAAATCGGCACTCGCGCTTCGATCAGCTTTTTTATCTGCGCGATCTCGTTTTTTAGGGCCTTTGGCTCGCCTGGACCGTTTGAGAGAAACACGCCGTTTATCTCGCCTTTGTTAAATTTAGCGATGAGTTCATCCGCCTGCACGTCGTGCGGATAAATTTGCGTCTCAAGACCCATTTCGCAAAGCTCGTTTAGGATGTTTCGCTTTACGCCGTAGTCGATGACGGCGATCTTTTTGCCGTTTGATTTTAGCGCAGAGTAGGCTTTGCTCGCGGGATCCCAAGCGCCGTTTTCGTGAGCGTAAATTTGCTCGGTGCTTACCTTTGCGACGTAGTTTATCTCCGAGATTCTAGGCGAGTTTTCGAGCAGTTTTTTTAGCTCTTTTTCGTCTGAAATTTCAGTCGAGATCACAGCGTGAAGCGCGCCGTTATCGCGCAACATCTTGGTTAAAAATCTCGTATCGATATCGTAAACGCCGAATTTACCTTGCTCTTTGAAAAATTCTTCCAAGCTTTTTTGTGAGCGGAAATTTGACGCGGTAGGATTAAAATCCCTCATCAAAACGCCACTAGCGTGGATTTTCGCGCTCTCCATATCGTCTTCGTTTACGCCCACTATGCCGATCTCAGGCATCGTAAAGACGATAAACTGACCCGCGTAGCTAGGATCACTCATGATCTCTTGATAGCCAGTTAGGCTTGTATTAAAGACCATTTCGCCGCTAGCCGTACCGCTCGTGCCAAAAGCCTTAGCCTGCAAAAAAACGCCGTTTTCAAGGTAGATATAAGCTCTCACAGCATGCCTCGTTTTCTTAGTTCGTCCTCGTAGAGCCGCTCAAATACGATGTCGTACTCCTCGGTACCAGGGATTAGCTTGCGCTTGTAGCCGTCGATCTTGTCGATGACCACGTCTTGTAAAATTTCATACGTTTTTAGATACTCTTCGATCGAGCCGTAGATGATGTTTTTGATACGGTTTTCGGAGACCGTGTAGTCGATGAGCCCCTTTTTCCAAGCGCTTTCTAGCACGAGGTGGGCGACGTTGCTAAAGCGGTCTTCGTACGTGAGAATCACGCCATACTCTTTGGCGAGCTTCTTTTTTACGAGCCAAAACATATTTTTTCTATCGACTTGCATGCTCTCCATGTCGTCTTCGTTCTCGGCGAGCACCTCATTTACGCGCTCTTCAAGCGCTTTTTCTTTTTGTAAATCGTTATCTAAAATTTCTTTCGCGCATGCCGCTACGGGCTCTACTCCGCGCGTTAAATTTACGAATCCGGACTTTAATAAATCAATAGCGATTTTGTGCGCGATGTAGGGTGTGTGTGGGAGTTTTATACGCATTTTTACCTCTCTTTTTGGGCTTGATTTTAACCAAAATTTGGTAAGAAATACCTAAAATCTCACGGAGTTTTTGTTTTGACGGGCGTTTGTTTTAAGTAAAATTTGAAGCAAAATTTGACGCGCGGATAAAAATACTTTTGAGACTGGGCGCTAGTTAAATTTAGGCTTTAGCCTTAAATTTGACGGCGGTAAAATTTAACCTTTGGAGTCAAATTTGACCGCCAAAGGCAAATTTGGCTTTCGCATTATCTGCGCAAATTTGAGCCCAAATTTAGACGCGAGCCAAGCTAAATTTAAAGCGTTATAGCGCCAAATTTACAAATTTAGCAGATTTCCCGCCGGGCCGTCCGGAGATGTCGGAGAGATTTCTTGCGTTACGTTTTTCTCAGCCTTTATAAACGGCGGGCCTTGCTTGATTAAAAGCGTGATTTCAGACGCCGCGGTAGGCTCCATTTTTGCCATTATCGCGGAGATTTTTTTAGGGCTTAACGAGTACATAATGCTAGCCGCGTCCGTCCTATCCATCGCGCTTAGCACGTCGGCGGCAGCTTGATCCTTCATCTTGCCGTAAGCCTCGCCGACCTTGTCGCTAGTCATCGTTCTTAGCTCTTTTACGATTTCCTCGTTTTTCTTTATCAGCTGCTCGGTCTGCTTTTTTTCCTCTTGCGCGCGAGCTAGAGTTGCGTTTATCTCGGCCTCTTTGACGGCTAGCTTGGCGTTTCGCTCCTCAAAAAGCGCCGCCGAACTCGCCCGAAAAGCCTCCAAACTCTGCCTTGCTTCGTCTATTTTGGCAAGCTCTCTTTTTAGCTCGTCTTTTCTAGTTTCAAATATCGAAACGCAGTCCACCGGGATCTTAAAGCCGCTTTGGCTCGCGCTTTGAGCGTTTACGTCGTTTGCACCCCAAACGCATAAATTTAAAGTTAGTAAAATCAAAATTTTTTTCAAGCTTTCGCCTCTTTTTTCCTAGTAAAATTCATCGTCGCAAACTCGTCCAGAGCCGTAGCTTCGGCCTTTTTTATCTTTTCTATTTGCGCGCTAAAGTCCTGCGTTTGCAGGTATTTCATCTTTTCGTACTCCAAATTTGCCGCCTTGTACTGCCGCTCGAGGTGCGCGATGTTTTTTTTCATTAGCTCGAGCCGCTCGGTTAGCAGACTTTTTTCTCGCCGCATCGCGCCCAGAAGCTCCAGCGATCCGCGCAGATCGGCCGCAGAGCCGCTAGAGGGCATTTCAAATTTTGAAATTTGCTCGGCAGCCTGCGCTATGAAGCCCTCTATCATCGCCGCTTCGTTTCTGGTTCTTGCTAAATTTAGCTCGATTTTGTCTAAATTTCGCTTTTTTATATTTACGATTTGCGTAAA encodes the following:
- a CDS encoding DUF507 family protein, translated to MRIKLPHTPYIAHKIAIDLLKSGFVNLTRGVEPVAACAKEILDNDLQKEKALEERVNEVLAENEDDMESMQVDRKNMFWLVKKKLAKEYGVILTYEDRFSNVAHLVLESAWKKGLIDYTVSENRIKNIIYGSIEEYLKTYEILQDVVIDKIDGYKRKLIPGTEEYDIVFERLYEDELRKRGML
- a CDS encoding flagellar export protein FliJ — its product is MKSKFTQIVNIKKRNLDKIELNLARTRNEAAMIEGFIAQAAEQISKFEMPSSGSAADLRGSLELLGAMRREKSLLTERLELMKKNIAHLERQYKAANLEYEKMKYLQTQDFSAQIEKIKKAEATALDEFATMNFTRKKEAKA
- a CDS encoding sulfite exporter TauE/SafE family protein, whose product is MSGAEFFSILSVAALSSVGHCIGMCSGFAIVLARFLSGKGKIFSAAMIAGYNLARICAYMLLGFIFGSLGGVFTLSLVARGYLFFAIGVFMAVLGVALIRRGAVLNFIEKNAFLSKILNEKMKAAISKNSVLGFLTLGFLNGLLPCGVVYYFLALAVASGSGAKGAAIAATFGVVSFFAMSFYALVLKAVSEKFKKHALNLSGAAIIIYGIYLSFIGFTASNG
- the carA gene encoding glutamine-hydrolyzing carbamoyl-phosphate synthase small subunit, giving the protein MRAYIYLENGVFLQAKAFGTSGTASGEMVFNTSLTGYQEIMSDPSYAGQFIVFTMPEIGIVGVNEDDMESAKIHASGVLMRDFNPTASNFRSQKSLEEFFKEQGKFGVYDIDTRFLTKMLRDNGALHAVISTEISDEKELKKLLENSPRISEINYVAKVSTEQIYAHENGAWDPASKAYSALKSNGKKIAVIDYGVKRNILNELCEMGLETQIYPHDVQADELIAKFNKGEINGVFLSNGPGEPKALKNEIAQIKKLIEARVPIFGICLGHQLLSNAFGFETYKLKFGQHGANHPVLNLQTKAVEITAQNHNYNVPEEISQVAEITHRNLFDGTIEGVKYKDYPVFSVQHHPEASGGPSESKYIFKQFLEIL
- a CDS encoding MotE family protein: MKKILILLTLNLCVWGANDVNAQSASQSGFKIPVDCVSIFETRKDELKRELAKIDEARQSLEAFRASSAALFEERNAKLAVKEAEINATLARAQEEKKQTEQLIKKNEEIVKELRTMTSDKVGEAYGKMKDQAAADVLSAMDRTDAASIMYSLSPKKISAIMAKMEPTAASEITLLIKQGPPFIKAEKNVTQEISPTSPDGPAGNLLNL
- a CDS encoding PAS domain-containing sensor histidine kinase; translated protein: MDNIKARFRQYQEAIETSNIVSKTDTNGTITFVNDEFCKMSGFTREELIGANHNIVRHPEVPKEVFSRLWDTILAKKVHKGTIRNRTKDGRDVYLNTTIIPILDLSGQIEEFLAIRYDVTDVINLNNELEKTKKELLNLNENLESRVAEQTAELVNLNQNLENLVKAEIKKNEEKTKMLFLQSRLASMGEMIANIAHQWRQPLNELSITLFKLKESVKSNEKFEAGYEHAKRVIKGMSQTIEDFRNFFSVERERELFLPSSAVENALKMVQGTYEKEGIDVNLELKSEGQIYGFESQLCQAVIILLSNAKDALANKKSDKKVTLSLETKDKFVIIRVTDNAGGIKEEIMDKIFEPYFTTKHPSAGTGIGLYMLKSIAKNHGGSAGAKNVKFGAEFEIKLPLKDEK